One segment of Babesia bigemina genome assembly Bbig001, chromosome : II DNA contains the following:
- a CDS encoding Multidrug resistance protein mdtL, with the protein MVEEQAYSVTTDTITYVEYTALGKALYSMVSFVEGYDQHMLGMCMRAFELTLGLSQAQLSMMVTVSNMSRLGCCLIWGLLADKFKSNHVFSAGLLLMGMASIVLSSASQYISILFLRFIHGFAFACIYPVQQKIVAEEFSDPCSNLVFGIMQALNCIGSLLCAIITTRIAPKILLGYYGWRTSYLVLGYVWIIFGIAIVFGMTSEKCGNNGMCTAKPKTNMKEVIDGAFLAVFNCRTAGVSIFTLFVAETPMCAFSYMTIYLQYLGVSDTMAGVAVAATLIGGAVGSGVGGLIFKHIAEKYDRCGELCSGIAVLVIRLVVCVLFFVWRPPSGPLLWYHYVELSAFGGTLVTVGGVDRALLKKAIEEKCQGTAAAAIRTISGIASSLILFQVSAYLSEKVFGYVPSREPLETMQMAVKHRNAEALRQSMMYIILSGTILNVLCYITLICCLPSKKRQTSEEK; encoded by the exons ATGGTGGAAGAGCAGGCGTATTCTGTGACAACAGATACAATTACATATGTTGAGTATACTGCGCTGGGAAAAGCACTCTATAGCATGGTCTCGTTTGTCGAAGGCTACGATCAGCACATGCTGGGCATGTGTATGAGGGCATTTGAGTTGACTTTGGGTCTTTCCCAGGCTCAGCTATCCATGATGGTAACCGTGTCTAATATGTCTCGCTTAGGTTGCTGTCTAATTTGGGGATTGCTGGCAGATAAGTTCAAATCGAACCATGTGTTTTCAGCAGGCCTTTTGTTGATGGGCATGGCTTCGATTGTGCTGAGTTCTGCATCTCAGTATATATCA ATTCTGTTTTTGCGCTTCATACACGGTTTTGCGTTCGCCTGTATCTACCCCGTTCAACAAAAAATCGTTGCAGAAGAATTTAGCGATCCATGTTCCAACCTTGTATTCGGCATAATGCAGGCCCTAAATTGCATTGGGAGTCTCTTATGCGCAATCATAACCACGCGCATTGCACCCAAAATATTGTTGGGATATTATGGCTGGCGTACTTCTTACCTTGTTTTGGGGTACGTATGGATAATATTTGGTATAGCGATTGTATTTGGAATGACAAGTGAGAAATGTGGGAATAATGGTATGTGCACTGCCAAACCCAAGACCAACATGAAAGAGGTTATAGATGGAGCCTTTTTAGCTGTTTTTAATTGTCGGACAGCTGGGGTATCTATCTTTACCCTATTCGTAGCAGAAACTCCAATGTGCGCGTTTTCCTATATGACCATCTATCTGCAGTATCTGGGAGTGTCAGACACCATGGCAGGCGTTgccgtggcggcgacaCTGATTGGAGGTGCAGTAGGAAGCGGAGTCGGTGGTTTGATTTTTAAGCACATTGCGGAAAAATACGACAGATGTGGTGAACTTTGTTCCGGCATTGCAGTGCTGGTCATCCGACTAGTTGTTTGCGTATTATTCTTCGTATGGAGGCCACCATCTGGTCCTTTGCTGTGGTACCATTATGTGGAATTATCAGCGTTTGGTGGCACATTGGTAACGGTTGGTGGTGTAGACAGGGCCCTTTTGAAGAAAGCAATCGAAGAAAAGTGTCAAGGCACTGCAGCCGCAGCGATTAGAACCATATCAGGAATAGCAAGTAGTCTGATTCTCTTCCAGGTTTCCGCATATTTGTCCGAAAAGGTGTTTGGCTATGTTCCTTCGAGGGAGCCCTTAGAGACGATGCAAATGGCTGTTAAACATAGAAATGCGGAAGCTCTTAGGCAGTCAATGATGTATATTATTTTGTCAGGCACTATCCTCAATGTTTTGTGTTATATTACATTGATATGTTGCTTGCCTTCAAAAAAACGACAAACGTCAGAGGAGAAATGA
- a CDS encoding endonuclease/exonuclease/phosphatase family domain containing protein, putative translates to MATRSHDMAHGSLGMVGRGAADVSDLVPLANTGIGCGMNADAAALQQSVVFNKPSDMVEGNVNAAEECRADGSRTITKATVCMPAVEPLDLLSIKLDSMRIGVPRASRNGQPESDTESLVERNWSSGMSKAPPQGTASRFSFEPLKVMSFNCLARSLVDNKYVNNDSEVMSWNSRKFAILDVVRDSLADVVCLQEVDEAEYENFFSGEFQRLGYRSVFKKKKSPKLDGVCILYQEERFEVLSHKDIEFAVDDANYDRLQVAIVLALVDKRSKLVDDEQAKVKDIYIFSNTHLLFNKNRGDIKFAQLCALLLAIKDMESVCMEHLGAAACNHPKPAIIMCGDFNFTPQSLLYHFLSKGYVVLRNCNVRLISGQYLMFDTMYKTEQGGHGKSGITVGNFEGNYISDIYGTGTEGEWVEPLSRTTGIDMFTKMPEWIKFDEGMHGVISKYLGAVNERSLSGKEDESSVTPRSKDADDVDKTLGGEARDLLFCPFKFHSAYSTFDPGQNQCNEPAFTAFHGWQRGCVDYIWYTADELNVQSLYEMPAYRDVKANGNLPNKGWPSSDHFSLLSEFKRRSMVPLVWIVDVRQGEDVVVDFLEWPSPVFDHPADEQDDEECN, encoded by the exons ATGGCGACGCGATCACATGATATGGCCCACGGATCACTCGGCATGGTGGGGCGGGGAGCCGCCGACGTGAGTGACCTGGTGCCTTTGGCGAATACGGGTATCGGCTGCGGGATGAACGCAGACGCAGCGGCTCTCCAGCAGTCGGTTGTTTTCAATAAGCCTTCCGACATGGTGGAAGGCAACGTAAACGCCGCTGAAGAGTGCCGAGCCGATGGCTCACGCACCATCACTAAGGCGACGGTGTGCATGCCAGCCGTCGAGCCCTTAGACTTGTTGTCCATTAAATTGGACAGCATGCGCATTGGCGTGCCGCGGGCGTCACGCAACGGCCAGCCCGAGTCCGACACCGAAAGCCTGGTCGAGCGCAACTGGTCGTCCGGCATGAGCAAAGCACCGCCACAGGGCACCGCTTCGCGATTCAGCTTTGAGCCCCTGAAGGTGATGAGCTTCAACTGTCTTGCGCGTAGCCTCGTGGACAACAAGTACGTGAACAATGACAGCGAGGTGATGTCCTGGAACAGCCGCAAGTTCGCCATTCTGGACGTCGTACGTGACTCCCTGGCAGACGTCGTGTGTCTTCAGGAGGTTGACGAGGCGGAGTACGAAAACTTCTTCTCGGGCGAATTCCAACGCCTGGGGTACAGATCCGTCTTCAAGAAAAAGAAGTCGCCCAAGTTGGACGGCGTGTGCATCCTCTACCAGGAGGAGCGGTTCGAGGTGCTGTCACACAAGGACATCGAGTTCGCCGTCGACGACGCCAACTACGACCGCCTGCAGGTGGCCATCGTGCTCGCGCTGGTTGACAAGCGCAGCAAGTTAGTCGACGACGAACAggcgaaggtgaaggacaTATACATCTTTTCCAACACGCACCTGTTGTTTAACAAAAACCGTGGCGACATCAAGTTCGCGCAGTTGTGCGCGCTGCTGTTGGCCATCAAGGACATGGAGTCGGTGTGCATGGAGCACCTCGGCGCCGCGGCGTGCAACCACCCAAAGCCGGCGATAATAATGTGCGGCGACTTCAACTTCACCCCCCAGAGCCTGCTGTACCACTTCCTCAGCAAGGGTTACGTGGTGCTTCGCAACTGCAACGTGAGGCTCATATCCGGACAGTACCTCATGTTCGACACCATGTACAAGACTGAGCAGGGCGGGCACGGGAAGTCTGGCATCACCGTTGGCAACTTCGAGGGCAACTACATTTCCGACATCTACGGCACTGGAACCGAGGGGGAATGGGTGGAGCCGCTAAGCCGCACCACCGGCATAGACATGTTCACGAAGATgccagagtggataaagttCGACGAGGGGATGCACGGGGTCATCTCTAAATACCTGGGCGCCGTGAACGAGCGCAGTCTAAGCGGCAAGGAGGACGAATCCAGCGTCACTCCGCGCAGTAAAGATGCGGACGATGTTGACAAGACTCTGGGCGGTGAGGCCAGAGACCTGCTGTTCTGCCCCTTCAAGTTCCACAGCGCCTACAGCACCTTCGACCCCGGGCAGAACCAGTGCAACGAGCCCGCGTTCACTGCGTTCCACGGCTGGCAGCGCGGCTGCGTGGACTACATATGGTACACTGCCGACGAGCTGAATGTGCAGTCGCTGTACGAGATGCCCGCTTACCGTGACGTAAAGGCGAACGGCAACCTTCCGAACAAGGGCTGGCCGTCATCCGACCACTTCAGCCTTCTTTCTGAGTTCAAAAGACGTTCTAT GGTACCTCTCGTATGGATCGTAGATGTCCGGCAGGGCGAAGATGTAGTCGTGGATTTTCTCGAATGGCCATCTCCTGTTTTCGATCATCCAGCAGatgagcaggatgatgaggaATGCAATTAA
- a CDS encoding RNA recognition motif. (a.k.a. RRM, RBD, or RNP) domain containing protein, putative, which produces MVSISQADAAIKSLNNNCVVDTALGAILVKYAAGEAERLGFTSLVGDPGVNECKLFVGSIPKTGDESIVREIFEQYGTLEDVFVMKDQNGAGKGCAFVKMAYKEQGLYAIRSLDGMKQLEGCSRPMEVRFAESKANKQNNAGMHHSSMRAPMVQPPYPMPTPSQVRQVGIWREYISPEGKPYFYNEQTGHTQWERPPEFDNPSGASQAPAGPPGANLFIFHIPNEWTQYDLVRTFSQFGKILSSRIASDKSTGRHKGYAFVSYDSPDSAAQAIQHLNGFTVMGKRLKVTIKKGDESAAVSATPSTAPAVAPSSSVVGRMPTPAYQTYQSPHVAGAQPYGQQPYYGSYQRYAPY; this is translated from the coding sequence ATGGTCTCAATATCGCAAGCCGATGCGGCCATTAAAAGCCTGAACAACAACTGCGTCGTTGACACTGCACTCGGCGCCATCTTGGTGAAGTACGCCGCCGGCGAGGCCGAGCGCCTGGGATTCACCTCCCTCGTAGGGGATCCCGGGGTGAATGAATGCAAGCTGTTCGTCGGCAGCATACCCAAAACGGGCGACGAGTCCATCGTCCGCGAAATATTTGAGCAGTACGGCACGTTGGAGGATGTGTTTGTTATGAAGGACCAGAACGGCGCCGGCAAGGGTTGCGCGTTCGTTAAGATGGCGTACAAAGAGCAGGGGCTTTATGCCATACGCTCACTCGATGGCATGAAGCAGTTGGAAGGCTGCTCCCGCCCGATGGAGGTGCGTTTCGCGGAGTCGAAGGCGAACAAGCAGAACAACGCCGGTATGCACCACTCCTCCATGCGTGCGCCGATGGTCCAGCCGCCGTACCCCATGCCAACGCCGAGCCAGGTGCGCCAGGTCGGCATCTGGAGGGAGTACATATCCCCCGAGGGCAAGCCGTACTTCTACAACGAACAAACGGGGCACACGCAGTGGGAGCGCCCGCCGGAGTTCGACAACCCCAGCGGTGCCAGCCAGGCCCCGGCGGGACCCCCCGGCGCCAATCTGTTCATATTCCACATCCCCAACGAGTGGACTCAGTACGACCTCGTGCGTACCTTCTCCCAGTTCGGGAAGATCCTGAGTTCACGGATCGCGTCAGACAAGTCGACTGGAAGGCACAAGGGTTACGCCTTCGTGTCGTACGACTCGCCTGATTCGGCCGCACAAGCCATACAGCATCTCAACGGCTTTACGGTGATGGGGAAACGACTGAAGGTGACCATCAAGAAGGGGGACGAGTCGGCGGCAGTGTCCGCGACACCGTCTACCGCCCCCGCCGTGGcacccagcagcagcgtggtGGGCAGGATGCCCACACCGGCGTACCAGACCTACCAGTCCCCCCATGTAGCCGGAGCGCAGCCCTACGGACAGCAACCGTACTACGGATCCTATCAGAGGTACGCTCCATATTAA
- a CDS encoding RNB-like domain containing protein, putative gives MEAVEEYEVLQPSLKRTLRTFWRASGHRHVKRFTREVYHRADIGCGVDSCTSCVRSQIQGELDGSRPLLVLTVDVVMKQITFCERCLDNCVIPATVLNEVRRRSLSMYARMKKLLLPGNPAAAAANGGGVADVELTDDAGADVRRFYLFSNENFEPTYVEEDDEETAAERDQRLIEKCATWYQSHLPGCRVILLGNHDDPASPTESQDAVSLEPTLSAPSNTSDGTGMDISPRGPSAVDIGQAAFERLTVEQWARELQAEIADALEYVAAARPDCASGGATADDDGCYPAHLSEAEMQAGIETGRYYSGILNMFTGSFQNGYVKCGKDEFKVSGTANLNRAIHGDNVCVEVIVGEHANASASSSTAAAAAAEADAPEELVGEESEGATLLDATKDEKPAECIKQECRVVGILRRNWREYCGTLLPVDEAAEVTGTHHAVQRVFVPVDARIPFIFIDTRKSGELDGKRIVVAIDSWDRFSRKPCGHWVEVLGDVEDMEVESAVILREHDVITRDFPSPAYKELPPANWTASADEIARRMDFRNQLVFSVDPPQCKDIDDALGYRVLANGHVEVSVHIADVTHFVRPDSWLDREAAQRCTTVYLVDRRTDMLPSLLTTNLCSLVEDQDRLCFSVVWEFDQRNEICATRFGKGIIRSRRAFSYKDAQALIDAGGSDEITQALQGLNRLAKLLRSKRFERGAVELESPDVKFEYELTDIRKMEKYILYDTNRMVEEFMLLANVSVATKIFERFPTCALLRRHPPPMEVRLKALQRSLSQHRLEFEFGNSRDLNASLKRIVEKSDSRLGSALRIMTTRCMSQAVYCSSGDSGADDLRHYGLCTDLYTHFTSPIRRYADVVVHRMLAAALDLEAMDTSFFQELPAQCEALNRRHRNANWCGRESTKLFAYLFLKKQGSVATVATVVGATEKRLSLLAHEFGIEATASVDVSAFDPETQRVTLTSGRHVNLFDHVKITLNSSNKHFRYNITAELL, from the exons ATGGAGGCCGTTGAGGAGTACGAGGTGCTCCAGCCGTCGCTGAAGCGGACGCTGCGTACCTTCTGGCGTGCCTCCGGGCACCGCCACGTTAAGCGGTTCACGCGGGAGGTCTACCACCGCGCGGACATCGGGTGTGGCGTCGACAGCTGCACATCGTGCGTGCGTTCGCAAATCCAGG GCGAACTGGACGGCAGCCggccgctgctggtgctcACCGTGGACGTCGTTATGAAACAGATAACCTTCTGCGAGCGGTGTCTGGACAACTGTGTCATCCCCGCGACTGTCCTAAACGAGgtgcgccgccgcagcctcAGCATGTACGCGCGCAtgaagaagctgctgctgccgggTAACCCCGCAGCGGCCGCAGCCAATGGCGGCGGAGTCGCGGATGTCGAGTTGACTGACGACGCCGGCGCAGACGTGAGGCGCTTCTACCTCTTCTCTAACGAGAACTTCGAGCCCACCTACGTTgaggaggacgacgaggaaACAGCGGCTGAGCGCGACCAGCGGCTGATCGAGAAGTGCGCGACGTGGTACCAGTCCCACCTTCCCGGATGCCGCGTCATTCTGCTGGGCAACCACGACGACCCTGCTTCGCCAACCGAGTCGCAGGACGCAGTGTCACTGGAGCCGACGTTGTCGGCCCCAAGCAACACGTCGGATGGCACTGGGATGGACATTTCACCTCGCGGCCCGTCAGCGGTGGATATCGGCCAAGCGGCTTTCGAGCGGCTGACGGTCGAGCAATGGGCTCGTGAGTTGCAAGCCGAAATCGCCGACGCGCTGGAGTACGTGGCGGCAGCACGACCGGACTGCGCGTCCGGTGGCGCCACCGCCGACGACGATGGGTGTTACCCCGCGCACCTCTCTGAGGCGGAGATGCAAGCCGGCATCGAGACCGGCCGTTACTACAGCGGCATACTCAACATGTTTACGGGATCGTTCCAGAACGGCTACGTGAAGTGCGGCAAGGACGAGTTCAAGGTCTCCGGCACCGCCAACCTGAACCGCGCCATCCACGGCGACAACGTGTGCGTCGAGGTTATAGTGGGAGAGCATGCAAACGCGAGCGCGTCGTCAAgcacagctgcggcggccgccgcgGAGGCTGACGCGCCGGAAGAACTTGTGGGCGAAGAGTCGGAGGGCGccacgctgctggacgccaCCAAGGACGAGAAGCCGGCCGAGTGCATCAAGCAGGAGTGCCGCGTGGTGGGCATCCTGCGCCGCAACTGGAGGGAGTACTGCGGGACGCTGCTGCCCGTCGACGAGGCGGCCGAGGTCACCGGGACCCACCACGCGGTGCAGCGCGTCTTCGTCCCCGTGGACGCGCGCATCCCGTTCATCTTCATCGACACGCGCAAGTCGGGCGAACTCGACGGCAAGCGCATCGTGGTCGCCATCGACAGCTGGGACCGTTTTTCGCGCAAGCCGTGCGGTCACTGGGTGGAGGTGCTGGGAGACGTGGAGGACATGGAGGTTGAGAGCGCGGTGATTCTGAGGGAGCACGACGTCATCACGCGCGACTTCCCGTCGCCGGCATACAAGGAGCTGCCGCCCGCAAACTGGACGGCGAGCGCGGATGAGATTGCGCGCCGCATGGACTTCCGCAACCAGCTCGTCTTTTCGGTCGACCCCCCGCAATGCAAGGACATCGACGACGCGCTGGGGTACCGCGTGCTTGCCAACGGCCACGTGGAGGTGTCCGTGCACATTGCCGACGTCACGCACTTCGTGCGGCCTGACAGCTGGCTGGACCGtgaggctgcgcagcgctgcACCACCGTCTACCTGGTGGACCGACGCACCGACATGCTCCCGTCCCTGCTGACGACAAACTTGTGCTCGTTGGTTGAGGACCAGGACCGGCTGTGCTTCTCCGTCGTGTGGGAGTTCGACCAGCGGAACGAGATCTGCGCCACCAGGTTCGGCAAGGGCATCATCCGCAGCAGGCGTGCGTTCAGCTACAAGGACGCCCAGGCGCTCATCGACGCCGGCGGGAG CGACGAGATCACGCAAGCCCTGCAGGGGCTCAACAGGCTGGCGAAACTGCTCCGATCCAAACGCTTCGAGCGTGGCGCCGTGGAGCTGGAGTCGCCGGACGTGAAGTTCGAGTACGAGCTGACCGACATCCGCAAGATGGAGAAGTACATTCTGTACGACACTAACCGCATGGTCGAGGAGTTTATGCTGCTGGCCAACGTCAGCGTGGCCACTAAGATCTTCGAGCGGTTCCCCACGTGCGCGCTGCTCCGTCGGCACCCGCCGCCCATGGAGGTGCGGctgaaggcgctgcagcggtCGCTTTCGCAGCACCGTCTGGAGTTCGAGTTCGGCAACTCGCGCGACCTGAACGCGTCGCTGAAGCGCATTGTGGAGAAGAGCGACAGCCGCCTGGGCAGCGCCCTCCGCATCATGACGACGAGGTGCATGAGCCAGGCCGTGTACTGCAGTTCGGGCGACAGCGGCGCTGATGACCTGCGGCACTACGGGCTGTGCACCGACCTGTACACCCACTTCACGTCGCCCATCCGTCGGTACGCCGACGTGGTGGTGCACCGCATGCTGGCTGCGGCGCTGGACCTCGAGGCCATGGACACCAGCTTCTTCCAGGAG CTCCCCGCGCAGTGCGAGGCGCTGAACAGAAGGCATCGTAACGCCAATTGGTGTGGCCGCGAGTCCACGAAGCTCTTCGCGTATCTGTTCCTGAAGAAGCAG GGCAGTGTCGCCACCGTGGCGACGGTGGTGGGCGCGACCGAGAAGCGCCTCAGCTTGCTTGCGCACGAGTTCGGGATCGAGGCGACGGCGAGCGTGGACGTGTCCGCGTTCGACCCCGAGACGCAGCGCGTCACCCTGACATCGGGGCGGCACGTTAACTTGTTCGACCACGTGAAGATAACGCTCAACTCGAGCAACAAGCATTTCAGGTACAACATCACTGCGGAACTGCTGTGA
- a CDS encoding phosphoenolpyruvate carboxykinase, putative encodes MSRQSFGSSSGFVRIGSASALPEHLIPENIHGNLSATLPQGASMDERAVMSLSQNVYFSKCSVQINEYGIKVPALWRNAGVAVLTHHALLYEPNTVLNTTGAVCCKSGEKTGRSPADKRTVMDDVSKGNVWWGKVNIELSELAYAINRERAIDYINLQQRVYITDAYAGWDPEHRIRVRVISTRAYHALFMKNLLIEPTAEELAAFEPDFVLYNAGAFPCNRYTRGVSSSTSICLSYKRMEMVILGSEYAGEMKKGIFTLMMYLMPLKGLLPLHSSCNVGPNNDVTLFFGLSGTGKTTLSADPARRLIGDDEHVWTDRGVFNIEGGCYAKCKDLCREKEPEIFDAIRFGAVVENVVYDAVSHEIDYTDCSITENTRCAYPLSHIPNVMMPARIDEHPSNIIFLTCDAFGVIPPVSKLTIEQAMYHFVSGYTSKMIGTEMGISRPTATFSACYAEPFLAMHPMVYAKLLEQKLQKHSTDIWLLNTGWIQGPVDSKKGRRIPLKYTRAIVDGIHNGTLKNAMYEQMPIFGLMVPVEVEGVPADVLNQRLGWGSDEYDENVEELAQKFAENFKQYQSEANESILRGGPVQR; translated from the exons ATGTCGCGACAGAGCTTCGGAAGCAGCAGCGGCTTCGTCCGCATCGGCTCAGCCAGCGCTCTTCCGGAACACCTGATCCCCGAAAACATCCATGGGAACCTGAGCGCGACGTTGCCACAGGGCGCCAGCATGGACGAGCGTGCGGTGATGTCGCTCTCCCAGAATGTATACTTCAGCAAGTGCTCCGTGCAGATAAACGAA TACGGAATCAAGGTGCCCGCACTCTGGAGGAACGCCGGTGTGGCGGTGCTCACGCACCACGCGCTGCTCTACGAGCCCAACACGGTGCTCAACACCACCGGGGCCGTGTGCTGCAAGTCAGGCGAAAAGACCGGGCGCTCCCCGGCCGACAAGCGCACGGTGATGGACGACGTTTCCAAGGGCAACGTCTGGTGGGGAAAGGTCAACATCGAGCTCTCGGAGCTTGCTTACGCCATTAACCGCGAGCGCGCCATCGATTACAtcaacctgcagcagcgggtataCATCACCGACGCATACGCCGGCTGGGATCCCGAGCACCGCATCAGGGTGAGGGTCATCAGTACCAGGGCGTACCACGCGCTCTTCATGAAGAACTTGCTGATAGAGCCCACAGCTGAGGAGCTGGCGGCCTTCGAGCCCGACTTTGTGCTCTACAACGCCGGCGCCTTCCCGTGCAACCGCTACACCAGGGGAGTGTCGAGCTCCACGTCCATCTGCCTGAGCTACAAGCGCATGGAGATGGTGATTCTGGGGTCGGAGTACGCCGGGGAGATGAAAAAGGGGATCTTCACGCTCATGATGTACCTCATGCCGCTTAAGGGGCTGCTGCCACTTCACTCCTCCTGTAACGTCGGACCCAACAACGACGTCACACTCTTTTTCGGGCTCTCGGGAACGGGAAAGACCACGCTGTCAGCCGATCCCGCGAGGAGGCTCATTGGAGATGACGAGCACGTCTGGACCGACAGGGGCGTATTCAACATCGAGGGGGGCTGCTACGCGAAGTGCAAGGACCTCTGCCGTGAGAAGGAACCCGAGATTTTCGACGCTATACGCTTCGGAGCGGTGGTGGAGAACGTGGTGTACGACGCCGTCTCGCACGAAATCGACTACACCGACTGCTCAATCACGGAGAACACCAGGTGCGCCTACCCCCTGAGCCACATCCCCAACGTCATGATGCCCGCGAGGATCGACGAGCACCCGTCCAACATCATCTTCCTGACCTGCGACGCCTTCGGTGTCATCCCACCGGTCAGCAAGCTCACCATCGAGCAGGCCATGTACCACTTCGTCAGCGGGTACACCAGCAAGATGATCGGCACGGAGATGGGCATCAGCCGCCCGACGGCCACATTCTCGGCCTGCTACGCCGAGCCCTTCCTGGCCATGCACCCCATGGTCTACGCCAAGCTGCTCGAgcagaagctgcagaaACACTCCACAGACATATGGCTGCTGAACACCGGCTGGATCCAGGGGCCAGTGGACTCCAAAAAGGGGCGCCGCATTCCGCTCAAGTACACGCGCGCCATTGTTGACGGAATCCACAACGGAACGCTCAAGAACGCCATGTACGAGCAGATGCCCATATTCGGGCTCATGGTGCCGGTGGAGGTTGAGGGCGTCCCGGCCGATGTGCTCAACCAGCGCCTCGGTTGGGGCTCGGATGAATACGACGAGAACGTGGAGGAGCTGGCGCAGAAGTTCGCGGAAAACTTCAAGCAGTACCAGTCGGAGGCCAACGAGAGCATCCTGCGTGGAGGGCCGGTGCAGCGCTAG